The proteins below come from a single Agromyces flavus genomic window:
- a CDS encoding endonuclease domain-containing protein — translation MPSPAPLPAQVARRGAFSVRQAIELGATRRRLEASDLTIPFRGSRLRADDPGGALALAAAYAARMPPTQFFSHTTAALINGIPLPTAVEADRRLHVSVLAGDAQPRVRGVIGHQVERTRTCVASSGGVRMTDAATTWCQLARYLGIEDLVAAGDHLLTVRDLGARRGAYANVPALTRAADAHRGSTGAALLRVALPLLRPGPLSRRESMLRLRIVCAGLPEPVVAYRVVEPGLGAYTPTVDLAYPEYRIAMEYEGDHHRDPFQFRRDVARYERLQDVGWIVIRVTGDDIADVPTAASTRMLDRIEDRLRRRGWRP, via the coding sequence ATGCCGAGCCCCGCACCATTGCCTGCCCAGGTCGCGCGCAGGGGAGCGTTCTCAGTCCGCCAGGCCATCGAGCTCGGCGCCACGCGCCGTCGGCTCGAGGCGTCCGACCTGACGATTCCCTTCCGCGGATCGCGCCTCCGGGCCGACGATCCCGGCGGTGCACTTGCACTGGCGGCGGCCTACGCCGCCCGGATGCCGCCGACCCAGTTCTTCAGCCACACGACCGCCGCGCTGATCAACGGCATACCGCTGCCGACCGCCGTCGAGGCCGACCGGAGGCTCCATGTCTCCGTGCTGGCCGGCGACGCGCAGCCCCGGGTCCGCGGCGTAATCGGCCACCAGGTCGAACGAACCAGGACCTGCGTCGCGTCGTCGGGAGGCGTGCGCATGACGGATGCCGCCACGACCTGGTGCCAGCTCGCCCGATACCTCGGGATCGAGGACCTCGTCGCCGCCGGCGACCACCTGCTGACCGTTCGCGATCTCGGGGCTCGGCGCGGGGCGTACGCGAACGTGCCCGCCCTGACCCGCGCTGCGGACGCACACCGCGGTTCCACCGGCGCGGCACTGCTGCGCGTGGCGCTGCCGTTGCTGCGACCGGGGCCGCTCTCGCGACGCGAGTCGATGCTGCGTCTGCGCATCGTCTGCGCCGGACTTCCCGAGCCGGTCGTCGCGTACCGCGTCGTCGAACCCGGGCTCGGCGCGTACACGCCGACGGTCGATCTCGCGTACCCCGAGTACCGGATCGCGATGGAGTACGAGGGCGATCACCATCGGGATCCCTTCCAGTTCCGTCGCGATGTCGCCCGTTACGAGCGGCTGCAGGATGTCGGGTGGATCGTGATCCGCGTCACGGGCGATGACATCGCGGACGTCCCGACTGCCGCCTCCACGCGGATGCTCGATCGGATCGAAGACCGCCTCCGCCGACGCGGCTGGCGTCCCTGA
- the gcvT gene encoding glycine cleavage system aminomethyltransferase GcvT — protein MTDAGTTTDPGTTERRSPLDEVHRAEGASFTDFAGWQMPVRYSSDLAEHHAVRQHAGLFDLSHMGEIVVVGPEASDALDYALAGKLSAIVEGQAKYSLLLARDGGVIDDLVVYRTGEDRYMVVANAANREVVAEELRNRTAPFEADVFDESDDVALIALQGPDALEVLQQTEGFGIQGPGNDGEDFVAAVAALKYYRAIAAEFEGTPVLIARTGYTGEDGFELYVAPDRAKQLWDALRETGGPRVVPCGLASRDTLRLEAGMPLYGHELSRDILPVQAGLGRVVALTKDGDFVGRSAVEEGPADGARVLVGLTAEGRRAPRAGYAVFDGEGDDAREVGEITSGALSPTLGHPVAMAFVSPDVSEPGSKLYVDVRGSRVPASVAALPFYKRGA, from the coding sequence GTGACCGACGCAGGCACCACCACCGACCCCGGCACCACCGAACGACGCAGCCCCCTCGACGAGGTGCACCGCGCCGAGGGCGCGTCCTTCACCGACTTCGCCGGCTGGCAGATGCCGGTCCGCTACTCCAGCGACCTCGCCGAGCACCACGCGGTGCGCCAGCACGCCGGCCTGTTCGACCTGTCGCACATGGGCGAGATCGTGGTCGTCGGCCCCGAGGCATCCGATGCCCTCGACTACGCGCTCGCGGGCAAGCTCTCGGCCATCGTCGAGGGGCAGGCGAAGTACTCGCTGCTGCTCGCCCGCGACGGCGGTGTGATCGACGACCTCGTCGTGTACCGCACCGGCGAGGACCGCTACATGGTCGTGGCGAACGCCGCGAACCGCGAGGTCGTCGCCGAGGAGCTCCGCAACCGCACCGCGCCGTTCGAGGCCGACGTCTTCGACGAGTCCGACGACGTGGCGCTCATCGCGCTGCAGGGGCCCGACGCGCTCGAGGTGCTGCAGCAGACCGAGGGCTTCGGCATCCAGGGCCCGGGCAACGACGGCGAGGACTTCGTCGCCGCGGTCGCCGCCCTCAAGTACTACCGCGCGATCGCCGCCGAGTTCGAGGGCACCCCCGTGCTGATCGCGCGCACCGGATACACGGGTGAGGACGGCTTCGAGCTCTACGTCGCGCCCGACCGCGCGAAGCAACTCTGGGACGCCCTGCGCGAGACGGGCGGCCCGCGCGTCGTGCCGTGCGGGCTCGCGAGCCGCGACACGCTGCGCCTCGAGGCGGGCATGCCGCTCTACGGGCACGAGTTGAGCCGCGACATCCTGCCGGTGCAGGCCGGCCTGGGCCGCGTCGTCGCGCTGACCAAGGACGGCGACTTCGTCGGCCGTTCCGCGGTCGAGGAGGGTCCCGCCGACGGCGCCCGCGTGCTCGTCGGCCTGACCGCAGAGGGGCGTCGCGCGCCGCGCGCCGGCTACGCCGTGTTCGACGGCGAGGGCGACGACGCCCGCGAGGTCGGCGAGATCACCTCCGGCGCGCTCTCGCCCACGCTCGGCCACCCGGTCGCGATGGCGTTCGTGTCGCCGGATGTCTCGGAGCCGGGCTCGAAGCTGTACGTCGACGTCCGCGGCTCGCGCGTCCCGGCATCCGTCGCCGCCCTGCCGTTCTACAAGCGCGGCGCCTGA
- the gcvH gene encoding glycine cleavage system protein GcvH, with product MTDQSELKYTAEHEWVKVDGETVTIGITDYAAEKLGDVVYVDLPSAGTAITAGTVVGEIESTKSVGELFAPVDGEVVESNQAVVDSPELVNSDPFGDGWLLKVSAASLPTLLSHDEYRALTGE from the coding sequence ATGACCGACCAGAGCGAACTGAAGTACACCGCCGAGCACGAGTGGGTGAAGGTCGACGGCGAGACCGTCACCATCGGCATCACCGACTACGCCGCCGAGAAGCTCGGCGACGTCGTGTACGTCGACCTGCCGTCCGCGGGCACGGCGATCACCGCCGGCACGGTCGTCGGCGAGATCGAGTCGACGAAGTCGGTCGGCGAGCTGTTCGCCCCGGTCGACGGCGAGGTCGTCGAGTCGAACCAGGCCGTCGTCGATTCGCCCGAGCTGGTCAACAGCGACCCCTTCGGCGACGGATGGCTCCTCAAGGTGTCCGCCGCGTCCCTCCCGACGCTCCTCAGCCACGACGAGTACCGCGCCCTCACGGGCGAGTAG
- the gcvP gene encoding aminomethyl-transferring glycine dehydrogenase — MTTSTSTAFDIDAFGRRHIGTTPRDHEWMLAALGYDSLDALMGAAVPTAIRMHEVVDSVIPPAATEREAIAELRELADRNAVRTSMIGLGYSGTITPAVIQRNVLENPSWYTAYTPYQPEISQGRLEALINFQTMVSDLTGLDTANASMLDEGTAVVEGMLLARRGSKNRSDRFVVDADALPQTLALLRSRAEAVGIELVVADLDETTDVAALGEHFGLFVQYPGASGRVWNPSSVIAASKEQGALAVVAADLLAMSLLTSPGGLGADVAVGTSQRFGVPMGFGGPHAGYMAVRKGLERQLPGRLVGVSQDAAGHPAYRLSLQAREQHIRREKATSNICTAQVLLAVMASMYAVYHGPRGIRHIAVTTAAKAKALADVLAGYGLTLAHEAYFDTLRVHVPGLAKNTVERARELGLNLWEADEATVHIAVDETTTADELSRVVEAFGFDPRVEVPVSLRELPASLPESLRRTSSYLEHPVFNTHQSETQMMRYLKSLADRDYALDRGMIPLGSCTMKLNAATEMQAVTWPEFANLHPFAPEADVVGTLGLIEQLESWLAEVTGYDTVSLQPNAGSQGELAGLLAIRGYHLANGDAERDVCLIPSSAHGTNAASAVLAGMKVVVVATDDLGNVDLDDLRAKIADHAERIAALMITYPSTHGVYEHEVKSITQAVHDAGGQVYIDGANLNALLGFARFGDVGGDVSHLNLHKTFCIPHGGGGPGVGPVAAKAHLAPHLPGHPMAQRADHAGGVTHDGGPVSAAPYGSPSILPISWAYVRMMGAEGLKQATATAVLAANYVAARLRDHFPVLYTGENHLVAHECILDLRPLTAETGVTVDDVAKRLIDYGFHAPTMSFPVAGTLMVEPTESEDLAELDRFIEAMIAIKAEADAVGRGEWPVDDNPLRNAPHTAESVIAGEWTHPYTREQAVYPVHALVRTKYWAPVRRIDQAYGDRNLVCACPPIEAFA; from the coding sequence ATGACGACCAGCACCTCCACGGCCTTCGACATCGACGCCTTCGGGCGCCGTCACATCGGCACGACCCCGCGCGACCACGAGTGGATGCTCGCCGCGCTCGGCTACGACTCGCTCGACGCCCTCATGGGCGCCGCAGTCCCGACCGCGATCCGCATGCACGAGGTCGTCGACTCGGTGATCCCGCCCGCCGCGACGGAGCGCGAGGCGATCGCCGAGCTTCGCGAGCTCGCCGACCGCAACGCGGTGCGCACGTCGATGATCGGGCTGGGCTACTCGGGAACGATCACCCCCGCGGTGATCCAGCGGAACGTGCTCGAGAACCCGAGCTGGTACACGGCGTACACGCCCTACCAGCCCGAGATCTCGCAGGGCCGCCTCGAGGCGCTCATCAACTTCCAGACGATGGTGTCCGACCTCACCGGGCTCGACACCGCCAACGCGTCGATGCTCGACGAGGGCACCGCGGTCGTCGAGGGCATGCTGCTCGCCCGCCGCGGATCGAAGAACCGCTCGGACCGGTTCGTGGTCGACGCCGACGCGCTGCCGCAGACGCTCGCGCTCCTGCGCTCGCGCGCCGAGGCGGTCGGCATCGAGCTCGTCGTGGCCGACCTCGACGAGACGACGGATGTCGCGGCGCTCGGCGAGCACTTCGGCCTCTTCGTGCAGTACCCGGGCGCCTCGGGCCGGGTGTGGAACCCGTCATCCGTCATCGCCGCGTCCAAGGAGCAGGGCGCGCTCGCCGTCGTCGCGGCCGACCTGCTCGCGATGTCGCTGCTCACGAGCCCCGGCGGGCTCGGCGCCGACGTCGCGGTCGGCACGTCGCAGCGCTTCGGCGTGCCAATGGGCTTCGGCGGTCCCCACGCCGGGTACATGGCGGTGCGCAAGGGCCTCGAGCGGCAGCTCCCGGGCCGCCTCGTGGGCGTGTCGCAGGATGCTGCGGGCCACCCCGCCTACCGGCTGAGCCTCCAGGCGCGCGAGCAGCACATCCGTCGCGAGAAGGCGACGTCGAACATCTGCACCGCTCAGGTGCTGCTCGCCGTCATGGCGTCGATGTACGCGGTCTACCACGGGCCGCGCGGCATCCGGCACATCGCGGTGACGACCGCCGCGAAGGCCAAGGCGCTCGCCGACGTGCTCGCGGGCTACGGCCTGACCCTCGCGCACGAGGCGTACTTCGACACGCTGCGCGTGCACGTGCCCGGCCTCGCGAAGAACACCGTGGAGCGGGCCCGCGAGCTCGGCCTCAACCTCTGGGAGGCCGACGAGGCGACCGTGCACATCGCCGTCGACGAGACCACCACGGCCGACGAGCTCTCGCGCGTCGTCGAGGCGTTCGGGTTCGACCCGCGCGTCGAGGTGCCGGTCTCGCTCCGCGAGCTGCCGGCGAGCCTGCCCGAGTCGCTGCGCCGCACGTCGTCGTACCTCGAGCACCCGGTGTTCAACACGCACCAGTCCGAGACGCAGATGATGCGCTACCTCAAGTCGCTGGCCGATCGCGACTACGCGCTCGACCGGGGCATGATCCCCCTGGGCTCGTGCACCATGAAGCTCAACGCGGCGACCGAGATGCAGGCGGTCACGTGGCCCGAGTTCGCCAACCTGCACCCGTTCGCGCCCGAGGCCGACGTGGTGGGCACGCTCGGCCTCATCGAGCAGCTCGAGAGCTGGCTCGCCGAGGTCACCGGTTACGACACGGTGTCGCTGCAGCCGAACGCGGGCAGCCAGGGCGAGCTCGCGGGCCTGCTGGCGATCCGCGGCTACCACCTCGCGAACGGCGACGCCGAGCGCGACGTCTGCCTCATCCCGTCGAGCGCGCACGGCACGAACGCCGCCTCGGCGGTGCTCGCCGGCATGAAGGTCGTGGTCGTCGCGACCGACGACCTCGGCAACGTCGACCTCGACGACCTCCGCGCGAAGATCGCCGACCACGCCGAGCGCATCGCGGCGCTCATGATCACCTATCCCTCCACGCACGGCGTGTACGAGCACGAGGTCAAGTCGATCACCCAGGCCGTGCACGACGCCGGCGGGCAGGTGTACATCGACGGCGCGAACCTCAACGCGCTGCTCGGCTTCGCCCGGTTCGGCGACGTCGGCGGCGACGTCTCGCACCTCAACCTGCACAAGACGTTCTGCATCCCGCACGGTGGCGGCGGCCCCGGTGTCGGCCCGGTCGCCGCGAAGGCGCACCTCGCGCCGCACCTGCCCGGCCACCCGATGGCGCAGCGCGCCGACCACGCCGGCGGCGTCACGCACGACGGCGGCCCGGTGTCGGCCGCGCCCTACGGCAGCCCGTCGATCCTGCCGATCTCGTGGGCGTACGTGCGCATGATGGGCGCCGAGGGCCTCAAGCAGGCGACCGCGACCGCGGTGCTCGCGGCCAACTACGTCGCCGCGCGCCTGCGCGACCACTTCCCGGTGCTCTACACGGGCGAGAACCACCTCGTCGCGCACGAGTGCATCCTCGACCTGCGCCCGCTCACGGCCGAGACCGGCGTCACGGTCGACGACGTCGCCAAGCGACTCATCGACTACGGCTTCCACGCACCCACCATGTCGTTCCCCGTCGCGGGCACGCTCATGGTCGAGCCGACCGAGTCCGAGGACCTCGCCGAGCTCGACCGCTTCATCGAGGCGATGATCGCGATCAAGGCCGAGGCCGACGCGGTCGGCCGCGGCGAGTGGCCGGTCGACGACAACCCGCTGCGCAATGCACCGCACACCGCCGAGTCGGTGATCGCGGGGGAGTGGACGCATCCGTACACGCGCGAGCAGGCGGTCTATCCGGTGCATGCGCTCGTGCGCACCAAGTACTGGGCGCCCGTGCGTCGCATCGACCAGGCCTACGGTGACCGCAACCTCGTGTGCGCCTGCCCGCCGATCGAGGCGTTCGCGTAG
- a CDS encoding sigma-70 family RNA polymerase sigma factor, with protein sequence MPPEDDRRLVALYDAHAPSLWRYVVHLTGDPSGADDIVQETLLRAWRSPRILEQAPESTRSWMFTVARNLVIDEARSARRRHEIGMAELPDPGRSDGTDALFEGLLIEEALAGLDMEHRAVIVHAYYGGCSVAEVARRVGIPEGTVKSRLHYGLRALRLALQEKGVTR encoded by the coding sequence ATGCCGCCCGAGGACGATCGCCGGCTCGTCGCGCTGTACGACGCGCACGCGCCGTCCCTGTGGCGCTACGTCGTCCACCTGACGGGCGACCCGTCCGGGGCGGACGACATCGTGCAGGAGACCCTGCTCAGGGCGTGGCGGAGCCCGCGCATCCTCGAGCAGGCGCCCGAGTCGACGCGGTCGTGGATGTTCACGGTCGCGAGGAACCTGGTCATCGACGAAGCGCGCAGTGCGCGTCGTCGGCATGAGATCGGCATGGCCGAGCTGCCCGACCCGGGGCGCAGCGACGGCACCGACGCGCTGTTCGAGGGCCTGCTCATCGAGGAGGCGCTCGCGGGCCTCGACATGGAGCACCGTGCCGTGATCGTCCATGCATACTACGGCGGATGCAGCGTCGCCGAGGTCGCCCGCCGGGTCGGCATCCCCGAGGGCACGGTCAAGTCGCGCCTGCACTACGGCCTGCGAGCCCTGCGGCTGGCGCTCCAGGAGAAGGGGGTGACGCGATGA
- a CDS encoding anti-sigma factor family protein → MKPDHSRYADWDSAYVLGALAPGERRDYEAHLETCEACRRSVGELAPMPGLLARLAADRAEALLDETAVGAPAPRPELLDAVRREGGRRRRRTRVRFALAAAAAVVVIAAVAIPLALMRPAAAGETVAFRSLSDRPVSASAVLSPVDWGTRIELDCTYDAEPGDEGDGAGWPYSLVVVGKDGERSEVSSWRASPGATARLEAGTALAVDEIVSLEIRAVGSGDVLLRADVG, encoded by the coding sequence ATGAAACCGGATCACTCGCGCTACGCCGACTGGGACTCGGCCTACGTGCTCGGCGCGCTCGCTCCCGGGGAGCGTCGCGACTACGAGGCGCACCTCGAGACGTGCGAGGCGTGCCGCCGCTCGGTGGGCGAGCTCGCGCCGATGCCCGGGCTGCTGGCCCGGCTCGCGGCGGACCGCGCCGAAGCGCTGCTCGATGAGACCGCCGTGGGCGCCCCCGCGCCCAGGCCCGAGCTGCTCGACGCCGTCCGACGGGAGGGAGGGCGGCGCCGCCGCAGGACGCGCGTGCGGTTCGCGCTGGCGGCTGCGGCGGCGGTCGTCGTGATCGCGGCGGTGGCCATCCCGCTCGCGCTCATGCGACCCGCGGCTGCGGGGGAGACGGTCGCGTTCCGATCGCTCTCCGACCGACCGGTGTCGGCCTCGGCCGTCCTGAGCCCGGTCGACTGGGGCACCAGGATCGAGCTGGACTGCACGTACGACGCCGAGCCCGGCGACGAGGGTGACGGGGCCGGCTGGCCGTACTCCCTCGTCGTGGTCGGCAAGGACGGCGAGCGCAGCGAGGTGTCGAGCTGGCGGGCGTCGCCGGGTGCGACGGCGCGACTCGAGGCGGGTACGGCTCTTGCGGTCGATGAGATCGTGTCGCTCGAGATCCGTGCGGTCGGAAGCGGCGACGTCCTGCTCCGGGCGGACGTCGGCTGA
- a CDS encoding CPBP family intramembrane glutamic endopeptidase: protein MASARRLRIEVAIVLALSLGASAVYSIVSIIARVTDERPLGQQSAALNQSRSAREWLDFTYQFLDVVFGLAVVALVLYLLWQPGRSPFRRIGLDFTRPGRDAASGVLLAAVIGVPGLALYAAGRALGFTVAVVPQPLDAHWWTVPILVLAALKAALTEEVIAVGYLFTRLRELGVGPWATILSSALLRGTYHLYQGFGAFVGNAVMGVVFGWAYTRWGRTMPLVIAHWLLDIVSFVGYPLAVGLWPGLFAPPES from the coding sequence ATGGCCTCGGCGAGACGTCTGCGCATCGAGGTCGCGATCGTGCTCGCCCTCTCACTCGGCGCGTCGGCGGTCTATTCGATCGTGTCGATCATCGCCCGCGTCACCGACGAGCGCCCGCTCGGGCAGCAGAGCGCCGCGCTGAACCAGTCGCGCTCCGCGCGCGAGTGGCTGGACTTCACGTACCAGTTCCTCGACGTGGTGTTCGGCCTCGCGGTGGTCGCGCTCGTCCTCTACCTGCTCTGGCAGCCCGGCCGCAGTCCCTTCCGCAGGATCGGCCTGGACTTCACGCGCCCCGGGCGCGACGCGGCATCCGGCGTGCTTCTGGCCGCGGTGATCGGGGTGCCCGGCCTCGCGCTCTACGCGGCCGGACGCGCGCTCGGCTTCACGGTCGCCGTCGTGCCGCAGCCGCTGGACGCGCACTGGTGGACGGTGCCGATCCTGGTCCTCGCCGCGCTCAAGGCCGCGCTGACCGAGGAGGTCATCGCGGTGGGCTACCTGTTCACGCGCCTGCGCGAGCTCGGCGTGGGCCCGTGGGCGACGATCCTGTCGAGCGCGCTGCTCCGCGGCACCTATCACCTGTACCAGGGCTTCGGCGCCTTCGTGGGCAACGCCGTGATGGGCGTCGTGTTCGGATGGGCCTACACGCGATGGGGTCGCACGATGCCGCTCGTCATCGCGCACTGGCTCCTCGACATCGTGTCGTTCGTCGGCTATCCGCTCGCGGTCGGGCTCTGGCCCGGGCTGTTCGCGCCGCCCGAGAGCTGA
- a CDS encoding peptide ABC transporter substrate-binding protein — protein sequence MKIKRFGVAAVALAAAGVLTLAGCSTSNEPAAPEGDSTAIITVNNTEPQNPLIPTNTNEVGGGLVLQNIFAGLVYYKADGSVENDVAESIESDDAQTWTIKIRDGLTFTNGDPVNAESFVKAWNYGAALDNAQLSSYFFESIEGFSYDENVAELPGLEVVDDLTFTVKLKQPESDFPLRLGYTAYFPVPESAWEDIEAFGENPIGNGPYMLDGEGAWAHNERIDLVKNEDYDGPRAAANGGIDMILYATTDAAYADLQGGNLDVIQEIPDSAIQTFETEFEGRSVNQPAAANATLTIPDRLAHFSGEEGHLRRQAISHAINREEITDVIFNGTRTPATDFTSPVIDGYSDELEGADVLDFDAELAADLWAQADAIAPWSGSFEIQYNADGPNQGWVDAVANQLKNNLGIEAAGKPIPTFAEHRTLITERQADTAFRNGWQFDYPSMFNGLGPIYGTGAGSNDGDYSNPEFDKLLDEGASASDVEEGIEKFQQAQEILFEDLPSIPLWYTNATGAWGEQVDNVEFGWDSWPILHQITKSE from the coding sequence TTGAAGATCAAGAGATTCGGCGTTGCCGCCGTGGCTCTTGCGGCGGCCGGCGTCCTGACGCTGGCCGGATGCTCGACCAGCAACGAGCCCGCGGCACCCGAGGGTGACTCGACCGCGATCATCACGGTCAACAACACCGAGCCCCAGAACCCGCTCATCCCGACCAACACCAACGAGGTCGGCGGCGGTCTGGTCCTGCAGAACATCTTCGCGGGCCTGGTGTACTACAAGGCCGACGGTTCCGTCGAGAACGACGTCGCCGAGTCGATCGAGTCCGACGACGCGCAGACCTGGACCATCAAGATCCGCGACGGCCTGACCTTCACGAACGGCGACCCGGTCAACGCCGAGTCGTTCGTCAAGGCGTGGAACTACGGCGCCGCGCTCGACAACGCGCAGCTCTCGAGCTACTTCTTCGAGTCGATCGAGGGCTTCAGCTACGACGAGAACGTCGCGGAGCTGCCGGGTCTCGAGGTCGTGGACGACCTGACCTTCACGGTCAAGCTCAAGCAGCCCGAGTCCGACTTCCCGCTGCGCCTCGGCTACACCGCGTACTTCCCGGTGCCCGAGTCGGCGTGGGAGGACATCGAGGCCTTCGGCGAGAACCCGATCGGCAACGGCCCGTACATGCTCGACGGCGAGGGTGCGTGGGCTCACAACGAGCGCATCGACCTCGTCAAGAACGAGGACTACGACGGCCCGCGCGCCGCGGCGAACGGCGGGATCGACATGATCCTGTACGCGACCACCGACGCTGCGTACGCCGACCTGCAGGGCGGCAACCTCGACGTCATCCAGGAGATCCCCGACAGCGCGATCCAGACCTTCGAGACCGAGTTCGAGGGCCGTTCGGTCAACCAGCCGGCCGCCGCGAACGCGACGCTCACCATCCCCGACCGCCTCGCGCACTTCTCGGGCGAAGAGGGCCACCTGCGTCGTCAGGCCATCTCGCACGCGATCAACCGCGAGGAGATCACCGACGTGATCTTCAACGGCACCCGCACCCCGGCGACCGACTTCACCTCGCCGGTCATCGACGGCTACTCCGACGAGCTCGAGGGCGCTGACGTGCTCGACTTCGACGCCGAGCTGGCCGCCGACCTGTGGGCGCAGGCCGACGCGATCGCTCCGTGGAGCGGTTCGTTCGAGATCCAGTACAACGCCGACGGCCCCAACCAGGGCTGGGTCGACGCGGTCGCCAACCAGCTGAAGAACAACCTCGGCATCGAGGCGGCCGGCAAGCCGATCCCGACCTTCGCCGAGCACCGCACGCTCATCACCGAGCGTCAGGCCGACACCGCCTTCCGCAACGGCTGGCAGTTCGACTACCCGTCGATGTTCAACGGCCTGGGCCCGATCTACGGCACGGGCGCCGGCTCGAACGACGGCGACTACTCGAACCCCGAGTTCGACAAGCTGCTCGACGAGGGCGCCAGCGCTTCCGATGTCGAGGAGGGCATCGAGAAGTTCCAGCAGGCCCAGGAGATCCTCTTCGAGGACCTCCCCTCGATCCCGCTCTGGTACACGAACGCCACGGGTGCCTGGGGCGAGCAGGTCGACAACGTGGAATTCGGCTGGGACAGCTGGCCGATCCTCCACCAGATCACCAAGAGCGAGTAA
- a CDS encoding ABC transporter permease, protein MAGYIVRRLLQAIPVLLGTTFLIYFMVFAMPGDPIVALFGEKTPPPQVLEQVRERYNLDQPFIVQYLLFLGGIFRGDFGISFSGQPVSNILAATFPVTLRLALLAIFIEMVAGITIGLISGLRKGGIFDASALVVSLILISLPVFVVAFVAQFIFGIQLGWFRTTVGTGAPMQDLILPAIVLATISFAQITRLTRASVIETDTQDFVRTAASKGLSRRRIVPVHILRNSLIPVVTYLAVDFGVLMVGATVTEGIFNVPGVGRTLYQAIIRGEGPTVVSFVTVMVLIYLVINLLVDLLYAVLDPRIRYAK, encoded by the coding sequence ATGGCCGGCTACATCGTGCGCCGACTGCTCCAGGCGATCCCTGTGCTGCTCGGCACCACCTTCCTGATCTACTTCATGGTCTTCGCCATGCCCGGCGACCCGATCGTCGCGCTCTTCGGCGAGAAGACCCCCCCGCCCCAGGTCCTCGAGCAGGTGCGCGAACGGTACAACCTGGACCAGCCGTTCATCGTGCAGTACCTGCTCTTCCTCGGCGGCATCTTCCGCGGCGACTTCGGCATCTCGTTCTCGGGGCAGCCGGTCTCGAACATCCTCGCGGCGACGTTCCCCGTGACGTTGCGGCTGGCGCTGTTGGCGATCTTCATCGAGATGGTCGCGGGCATCACGATCGGCCTCATCTCGGGCCTGCGAAAGGGCGGCATCTTCGACGCATCGGCGCTCGTGGTCAGCCTCATCCTGATCTCGCTGCCCGTCTTCGTCGTGGCGTTCGTCGCGCAGTTCATCTTCGGCATCCAGCTCGGCTGGTTCCGGACGACCGTGGGCACCGGCGCCCCGATGCAGGACCTGATACTTCCAGCGATCGTGCTGGCGACCATCAGCTTCGCGCAGATCACCCGACTGACGAGGGCGTCGGTCATCGAGACGGACACCCAGGACTTCGTTCGCACCGCCGCGAGCAAGGGCCTGTCGCGCCGCCGCATCGTCCCGGTGCACATCCTGCGCAACTCGCTCATCCCCGTCGTCACCTACCTCGCCGTGGACTTCGGCGTGCTCATGGTCGGCGCGACGGTCACCGAGGGCATCTTCAACGTGCCCGGAGTCGGCCGCACCCTGTACCAGGCGATCATCCGAGGCGAGGGACCGACCGTCGTCTCGTTCGTGACCGTCATGGTGCTGATCTACCTGGTCATCAACCTGCTGGTGGATCTGCTCTACGCCGTGCTCGACCCGAGGATCCGCTATGCCAAGTAA